A segment of the Cohnella algarum genome:
CAGATCGCTTTATAGGATAACCCTTGGGCGAGCCCGAGGTCCTTGACGATAAATCCGAAACCGTAGCGCACGAATGCGGAGACGATTTCCCGGTAGCGTTTGAGATGGCGGATTCTTTTGCCGACGTTCATATCGTCCCTCCCCCGAACGCGGCGCGTTTGCCCGCAGAAGGCGCGCGGCCTTTAAACGGATTCGTCGTTCCCGGGCGTTTCGGTTCCGCTTTTTTCGCCGCCCGCGATCGCGACGAGCTCGTCCAGCCGCCGCTCCAGCCGCTCGATATCGGCTTTCGTCGCCAGATTTCTTTCGCCTAAAGCGGTCTGAATGCGCTCCTGGATGTAGGATTCGAGCTTCCGGCGGGATTCCTCGCCTTTTTGCAGCCACTCGTCGACGAAGCCGAAAGACTCCGCGCGGCTCATCTCGCCTTTCTTGACCAGTTCGTCGACCAGTTTTTCCACCTGCTCCTTGCTGGCCGCGGCAACCCCCAGCCCGAGGGAGAACGCCTTGTTCAAAGCCTCTTTCATGCTCCAGACCTCCTCATCCTTTTAGAAAAAATGAATGCC
Coding sequences within it:
- a CDS encoding phasin family protein — translated: MKEALNKAFSLGLGVAAASKEQVEKLVDELVKKGEMSRAESFGFVDEWLQKGEESRRKLESYIQERIQTALGERNLATKADIERLERRLDELVAIAGGEKSGTETPGNDESV